The following proteins come from a genomic window of Miscanthus floridulus cultivar M001 chromosome 2, ASM1932011v1, whole genome shotgun sequence:
- the LOC136537768 gene encoding DNA-binding protein EMBP-1-like isoform X6 — MAMASSTSTTSGGDERPRAPHADTSAAAGTAPAAPLTLPQAHVEWAASMQAYYAAGGQPYAWHAAQHLMAAAAAGAPYGTPVPFPVSFHPAYYATHASMATSVPYPTAELVAVAEGKSYGAPSGGCTSGSSAGGSENSSDKREASAHHKVLCWSLPKCSNCSATQAVLVDCEFYLGITFCKEEKVQRRQRTRLAIIIRNGCLCEPSQAATAQNAAAESRITAKKKSAAKLSISTPEMAATSNVRPNLNIGMELWSDSPVKAETSGQGEIYAAAPSQHDSALSMMDERELKKERRKQSNRESARRSRLHKQQECEELAQKVIDLTAINGTLRSELEELKKACEDMEAENSQLMGELKQFEAPSVVTTLSIQIDTSKAHHRSSDQHGNKNNTDSKV; from the exons ATGGCCATGGCGTCGTCCACCTCCACGACGTCGGGCGGCGACGAGCGCCCTCGCGCGCCCCACGCCGACACGTCCGCTGCGGCGGGGACGGCGCCGGCGGCGCCGCTGACGCTGCCGCAGGCGCACGTGGAGTGGGCCGCCTCGATGCAGGCCTACTACGCCGCCGGTGGGCAGCCTTACGCCTGGCACGCCGCGCAG CACCTgatggccgcggccgcggccggggCGCCGTACGGGACGCCGGTGCCGTTCCCCGTGTCGTTCCACCCCGCGTACTACGCCACGCACGCGTCAATGGCCACG AGTGTGCCCTACCCGACTGCTGAGCTGGTGGCGGTGGCGGAAGGGAAGAGCTATGGCGCCCCCTCTGGTGGTTGCACTTCCGGAAG CAGTGCCGGTGGGAGCGAGAACTCATCAGATAAAAGAGAAGCTAGTGCCCATCATAAGGTGCTCTGTTGGTCCTTACCTAAATGCAGCAACTGTAGTGCTACCCAGGCCGTCTTGGTTGATTGTGAGTTTTATCTAGGTATTACCTTCTGTAAAGAGGAGAAAGTCCAGCGGCGCCAACGTACAAGGTTGGCTATCATAATCCGTAATGGTTGCTTAT GTGAGCCATCGCAGGCTGCAACAGCTCAAAATGCTGCAGCTGAGTCACGGATCACAGCAAAAAAGAAGTCTGCAGCAAAACTCTCCATTTCGACACCTGAGATGGCTGCAACCTCCAATGTCAGACCCAACTTGAACATTGGGATGGAACTTTGGAGTGATTCTCCAGTTAAAGCAGAGACCTCTGGACAGGGCGAAATATATGCTGCGGCGCCTTCCCAGCATGACAGCGCTTTGTCGATGATG GATGAGCGAGAACTgaaaaaggagagaagaaaaCAATCTAACAGAGAGTCAGCTAGAAGGTCAAGACTACACAAGCAG CAAGAATGTGAGGAACTAGCGCAGAAGGTAATTGACCTGACCGCAATTAATGGCACACTCAGATCCGAACTCGAGGAGCTTAAGAAGGCCTGTGAAGACATGGAAGCAGAGAATTCACAACTAATG GGTGAATTGAAACAGTTCGAGGCGCCTAGTGTTGTAACAACTTTGAGCATCCAGATTGACACATCAAAGGCGCATCATAGAAGCAGTGACCAGCATGGTAATAAAAATAACACTGATAGCAAGGTGTAG
- the LOC136537768 gene encoding DNA-binding protein EMBP-1-like isoform X8, producing the protein MAMASSTSTTSGGDERPRAPHADTSAAAGTAPAAPLTLPQAHVEWAASMQAYYAAGGQPYAWHAAQQHLMAAAAAGAPYGTPVPFPVSFHPAYYATHASMATVNAAGPPPSIVSFSSVPYPTAELVAVAEGKSYGAPSGGCTSGSAGGSENSSDKREASAHHKVLPSVKRRKSSGANVQGEPSQAATAQNAAAESRITAKKKSAAKLSISTPEMAATSNVRPNLNIGMELWSDSPVKAETSGQGEIYAAAPSQHDSALSMMDERELKKERRKQSNRESARRSRLHKQQECEELAQKVIDLTAINGTLRSELEELKKACEDMEAENSQLMGELKQFEAPSVVTTLSIQIDTSKAHHRSSDQHGNKNNTDSKV; encoded by the exons ATGGCCATGGCGTCGTCCACCTCCACGACGTCGGGCGGCGACGAGCGCCCTCGCGCGCCCCACGCCGACACGTCCGCTGCGGCGGGGACGGCGCCGGCGGCGCCGCTGACGCTGCCGCAGGCGCACGTGGAGTGGGCCGCCTCGATGCAGGCCTACTACGCCGCCGGTGGGCAGCCTTACGCCTGGCACGCCGCGCAG CAGCACCTgatggccgcggccgcggccggggCGCCGTACGGGACGCCGGTGCCGTTCCCCGTGTCGTTCCACCCCGCGTACTACGCCACGCACGCGTCAATGGCCACGGTGAACGCCGCTGGACCCCCTCCCTCGATCGTTTCATTTTCG AGTGTGCCCTACCCGACTGCTGAGCTGGTGGCGGTGGCGGAAGGGAAGAGCTATGGCGCCCCCTCTGGTGGTTGCACTTCCGGAAG TGCCGGTGGGAGCGAGAACTCATCAGATAAAAGAGAAGCTAGTGCCCATCATAAG GTATTACCTTCTGTAAAGAGGAGAAAGTCCAGCGGCGCCAACGTACAAG GTGAGCCATCGCAGGCTGCAACAGCTCAAAATGCTGCAGCTGAGTCACGGATCACAGCAAAAAAGAAGTCTGCAGCAAAACTCTCCATTTCGACACCTGAGATGGCTGCAACCTCCAATGTCAGACCCAACTTGAACATTGGGATGGAACTTTGGAGTGATTCTCCAGTTAAAGCAGAGACCTCTGGACAGGGCGAAATATATGCTGCGGCGCCTTCCCAGCATGACAGCGCTTTGTCGATGATG GATGAGCGAGAACTgaaaaaggagagaagaaaaCAATCTAACAGAGAGTCAGCTAGAAGGTCAAGACTACACAAGCAG CAAGAATGTGAGGAACTAGCGCAGAAGGTAATTGACCTGACCGCAATTAATGGCACACTCAGATCCGAACTCGAGGAGCTTAAGAAGGCCTGTGAAGACATGGAAGCAGAGAATTCACAACTAATG GGTGAATTGAAACAGTTCGAGGCGCCTAGTGTTGTAACAACTTTGAGCATCCAGATTGACACATCAAAGGCGCATCATAGAAGCAGTGACCAGCATGGTAATAAAAATAACACTGATAGCAAGGTGTAG
- the LOC136537768 gene encoding DNA-binding protein EMBP-1-like isoform X7 — MAMASSTSTTSGGDERPRAPHADTSAAAGTAPAAPLTLPQAHVEWAASMQAYYAAGGQPYAWHAAQQHLMAAAAAGAPYGTPVPFPVSFHPAYYATHASMATVNAAGPPPSIVSFSSVPYPTAELVAVAEGKSYGAPSGGCTSGSSAGGSENSSDKREASAHHKVLPSVKRRKSSGANVQGEPSQAATAQNAAAESRITAKKKSAAKLSISTPEMAATSNVRPNLNIGMELWSDSPVKAETSGQGEIYAAAPSQHDSALSMMDERELKKERRKQSNRESARRSRLHKQQECEELAQKVIDLTAINGTLRSELEELKKACEDMEAENSQLMGELKQFEAPSVVTTLSIQIDTSKAHHRSSDQHGNKNNTDSKV, encoded by the exons ATGGCCATGGCGTCGTCCACCTCCACGACGTCGGGCGGCGACGAGCGCCCTCGCGCGCCCCACGCCGACACGTCCGCTGCGGCGGGGACGGCGCCGGCGGCGCCGCTGACGCTGCCGCAGGCGCACGTGGAGTGGGCCGCCTCGATGCAGGCCTACTACGCCGCCGGTGGGCAGCCTTACGCCTGGCACGCCGCGCAG CAGCACCTgatggccgcggccgcggccggggCGCCGTACGGGACGCCGGTGCCGTTCCCCGTGTCGTTCCACCCCGCGTACTACGCCACGCACGCGTCAATGGCCACGGTGAACGCCGCTGGACCCCCTCCCTCGATCGTTTCATTTTCG AGTGTGCCCTACCCGACTGCTGAGCTGGTGGCGGTGGCGGAAGGGAAGAGCTATGGCGCCCCCTCTGGTGGTTGCACTTCCGGAAG CAGTGCCGGTGGGAGCGAGAACTCATCAGATAAAAGAGAAGCTAGTGCCCATCATAAG GTATTACCTTCTGTAAAGAGGAGAAAGTCCAGCGGCGCCAACGTACAAG GTGAGCCATCGCAGGCTGCAACAGCTCAAAATGCTGCAGCTGAGTCACGGATCACAGCAAAAAAGAAGTCTGCAGCAAAACTCTCCATTTCGACACCTGAGATGGCTGCAACCTCCAATGTCAGACCCAACTTGAACATTGGGATGGAACTTTGGAGTGATTCTCCAGTTAAAGCAGAGACCTCTGGACAGGGCGAAATATATGCTGCGGCGCCTTCCCAGCATGACAGCGCTTTGTCGATGATG GATGAGCGAGAACTgaaaaaggagagaagaaaaCAATCTAACAGAGAGTCAGCTAGAAGGTCAAGACTACACAAGCAG CAAGAATGTGAGGAACTAGCGCAGAAGGTAATTGACCTGACCGCAATTAATGGCACACTCAGATCCGAACTCGAGGAGCTTAAGAAGGCCTGTGAAGACATGGAAGCAGAGAATTCACAACTAATG GGTGAATTGAAACAGTTCGAGGCGCCTAGTGTTGTAACAACTTTGAGCATCCAGATTGACACATCAAAGGCGCATCATAGAAGCAGTGACCAGCATGGTAATAAAAATAACACTGATAGCAAGGTGTAG
- the LOC136537768 gene encoding DNA-binding protein EMBP-1-like isoform X9, whose protein sequence is MAMASSTSTTSGGDERPRAPHADTSAAAGTAPAAPLTLPQAHVEWAASMQAYYAAGGQPYAWHAAQQHLMAAAAAGAPYGTPVPFPVSFHPAYYATHASMATSVPYPTAELVAVAEGKSYGAPSGGCTSGSAGGSENSSDKREASAHHKVLPSVKRRKSSGANVQGEPSQAATAQNAAAESRITAKKKSAAKLSISTPEMAATSNVRPNLNIGMELWSDSPVKAETSGQGEIYAAAPSQHDSALSMMDERELKKERRKQSNRESARRSRLHKQQECEELAQKVIDLTAINGTLRSELEELKKACEDMEAENSQLMGELKQFEAPSVVTTLSIQIDTSKAHHRSSDQHGNKNNTDSKV, encoded by the exons ATGGCCATGGCGTCGTCCACCTCCACGACGTCGGGCGGCGACGAGCGCCCTCGCGCGCCCCACGCCGACACGTCCGCTGCGGCGGGGACGGCGCCGGCGGCGCCGCTGACGCTGCCGCAGGCGCACGTGGAGTGGGCCGCCTCGATGCAGGCCTACTACGCCGCCGGTGGGCAGCCTTACGCCTGGCACGCCGCGCAG CAGCACCTgatggccgcggccgcggccggggCGCCGTACGGGACGCCGGTGCCGTTCCCCGTGTCGTTCCACCCCGCGTACTACGCCACGCACGCGTCAATGGCCACG AGTGTGCCCTACCCGACTGCTGAGCTGGTGGCGGTGGCGGAAGGGAAGAGCTATGGCGCCCCCTCTGGTGGTTGCACTTCCGGAAG TGCCGGTGGGAGCGAGAACTCATCAGATAAAAGAGAAGCTAGTGCCCATCATAAG GTATTACCTTCTGTAAAGAGGAGAAAGTCCAGCGGCGCCAACGTACAAG GTGAGCCATCGCAGGCTGCAACAGCTCAAAATGCTGCAGCTGAGTCACGGATCACAGCAAAAAAGAAGTCTGCAGCAAAACTCTCCATTTCGACACCTGAGATGGCTGCAACCTCCAATGTCAGACCCAACTTGAACATTGGGATGGAACTTTGGAGTGATTCTCCAGTTAAAGCAGAGACCTCTGGACAGGGCGAAATATATGCTGCGGCGCCTTCCCAGCATGACAGCGCTTTGTCGATGATG GATGAGCGAGAACTgaaaaaggagagaagaaaaCAATCTAACAGAGAGTCAGCTAGAAGGTCAAGACTACACAAGCAG CAAGAATGTGAGGAACTAGCGCAGAAGGTAATTGACCTGACCGCAATTAATGGCACACTCAGATCCGAACTCGAGGAGCTTAAGAAGGCCTGTGAAGACATGGAAGCAGAGAATTCACAACTAATG GGTGAATTGAAACAGTTCGAGGCGCCTAGTGTTGTAACAACTTTGAGCATCCAGATTGACACATCAAAGGCGCATCATAGAAGCAGTGACCAGCATGGTAATAAAAATAACACTGATAGCAAGGTGTAG
- the LOC136537768 gene encoding DNA-binding protein EMBP-1-like isoform X3, with translation MAMASSTSTTSGGDERPRAPHADTSAAAGTAPAAPLTLPQAHVEWAASMQAYYAAGGQPYAWHAAQHLMAAAAAGAPYGTPVPFPVSFHPAYYATHASMATVNAAGPPPSIVSFSSVPYPTAELVAVAEGKSYGAPSGGCTSGSSAGGSENSSDKREASAHHKVLCWSLPKCSNCSATQAVLVDCEFYLGITFCKEEKVQRRQRTRLAIIIRNGCLCEPSQAATAQNAAAESRITAKKKSAAKLSISTPEMAATSNVRPNLNIGMELWSDSPVKAETSGQGEIYAAAPSQHDSALSMMDERELKKERRKQSNRESARRSRLHKQQECEELAQKVIDLTAINGTLRSELEELKKACEDMEAENSQLMGELKQFEAPSVVTTLSIQIDTSKAHHRSSDQHGNKNNTDSKV, from the exons ATGGCCATGGCGTCGTCCACCTCCACGACGTCGGGCGGCGACGAGCGCCCTCGCGCGCCCCACGCCGACACGTCCGCTGCGGCGGGGACGGCGCCGGCGGCGCCGCTGACGCTGCCGCAGGCGCACGTGGAGTGGGCCGCCTCGATGCAGGCCTACTACGCCGCCGGTGGGCAGCCTTACGCCTGGCACGCCGCGCAG CACCTgatggccgcggccgcggccggggCGCCGTACGGGACGCCGGTGCCGTTCCCCGTGTCGTTCCACCCCGCGTACTACGCCACGCACGCGTCAATGGCCACGGTGAACGCCGCTGGACCCCCTCCCTCGATCGTTTCATTTTCG AGTGTGCCCTACCCGACTGCTGAGCTGGTGGCGGTGGCGGAAGGGAAGAGCTATGGCGCCCCCTCTGGTGGTTGCACTTCCGGAAG CAGTGCCGGTGGGAGCGAGAACTCATCAGATAAAAGAGAAGCTAGTGCCCATCATAAGGTGCTCTGTTGGTCCTTACCTAAATGCAGCAACTGTAGTGCTACCCAGGCCGTCTTGGTTGATTGTGAGTTTTATCTAGGTATTACCTTCTGTAAAGAGGAGAAAGTCCAGCGGCGCCAACGTACAAGGTTGGCTATCATAATCCGTAATGGTTGCTTAT GTGAGCCATCGCAGGCTGCAACAGCTCAAAATGCTGCAGCTGAGTCACGGATCACAGCAAAAAAGAAGTCTGCAGCAAAACTCTCCATTTCGACACCTGAGATGGCTGCAACCTCCAATGTCAGACCCAACTTGAACATTGGGATGGAACTTTGGAGTGATTCTCCAGTTAAAGCAGAGACCTCTGGACAGGGCGAAATATATGCTGCGGCGCCTTCCCAGCATGACAGCGCTTTGTCGATGATG GATGAGCGAGAACTgaaaaaggagagaagaaaaCAATCTAACAGAGAGTCAGCTAGAAGGTCAAGACTACACAAGCAG CAAGAATGTGAGGAACTAGCGCAGAAGGTAATTGACCTGACCGCAATTAATGGCACACTCAGATCCGAACTCGAGGAGCTTAAGAAGGCCTGTGAAGACATGGAAGCAGAGAATTCACAACTAATG GGTGAATTGAAACAGTTCGAGGCGCCTAGTGTTGTAACAACTTTGAGCATCCAGATTGACACATCAAAGGCGCATCATAGAAGCAGTGACCAGCATGGTAATAAAAATAACACTGATAGCAAGGTGTAG
- the LOC136537768 gene encoding DNA-binding protein EMBP-1-like isoform X2, producing MAMASSTSTTSGGDERPRAPHADTSAAAGTAPAAPLTLPQAHVEWAASMQAYYAAGGQPYAWHAAQQHLMAAAAAGAPYGTPVPFPVSFHPAYYATHASMATVNAAGPPPSIVSFSSVPYPTAELVAVAEGKSYGAPSGGCTSGSAGGSENSSDKREASAHHKVLCWSLPKCSNCSATQAVLVDCEFYLGITFCKEEKVQRRQRTRLAIIIRNGCLCEPSQAATAQNAAAESRITAKKKSAAKLSISTPEMAATSNVRPNLNIGMELWSDSPVKAETSGQGEIYAAAPSQHDSALSMMDERELKKERRKQSNRESARRSRLHKQQECEELAQKVIDLTAINGTLRSELEELKKACEDMEAENSQLMGELKQFEAPSVVTTLSIQIDTSKAHHRSSDQHGNKNNTDSKV from the exons ATGGCCATGGCGTCGTCCACCTCCACGACGTCGGGCGGCGACGAGCGCCCTCGCGCGCCCCACGCCGACACGTCCGCTGCGGCGGGGACGGCGCCGGCGGCGCCGCTGACGCTGCCGCAGGCGCACGTGGAGTGGGCCGCCTCGATGCAGGCCTACTACGCCGCCGGTGGGCAGCCTTACGCCTGGCACGCCGCGCAG CAGCACCTgatggccgcggccgcggccggggCGCCGTACGGGACGCCGGTGCCGTTCCCCGTGTCGTTCCACCCCGCGTACTACGCCACGCACGCGTCAATGGCCACGGTGAACGCCGCTGGACCCCCTCCCTCGATCGTTTCATTTTCG AGTGTGCCCTACCCGACTGCTGAGCTGGTGGCGGTGGCGGAAGGGAAGAGCTATGGCGCCCCCTCTGGTGGTTGCACTTCCGGAAG TGCCGGTGGGAGCGAGAACTCATCAGATAAAAGAGAAGCTAGTGCCCATCATAAGGTGCTCTGTTGGTCCTTACCTAAATGCAGCAACTGTAGTGCTACCCAGGCCGTCTTGGTTGATTGTGAGTTTTATCTAGGTATTACCTTCTGTAAAGAGGAGAAAGTCCAGCGGCGCCAACGTACAAGGTTGGCTATCATAATCCGTAATGGTTGCTTAT GTGAGCCATCGCAGGCTGCAACAGCTCAAAATGCTGCAGCTGAGTCACGGATCACAGCAAAAAAGAAGTCTGCAGCAAAACTCTCCATTTCGACACCTGAGATGGCTGCAACCTCCAATGTCAGACCCAACTTGAACATTGGGATGGAACTTTGGAGTGATTCTCCAGTTAAAGCAGAGACCTCTGGACAGGGCGAAATATATGCTGCGGCGCCTTCCCAGCATGACAGCGCTTTGTCGATGATG GATGAGCGAGAACTgaaaaaggagagaagaaaaCAATCTAACAGAGAGTCAGCTAGAAGGTCAAGACTACACAAGCAG CAAGAATGTGAGGAACTAGCGCAGAAGGTAATTGACCTGACCGCAATTAATGGCACACTCAGATCCGAACTCGAGGAGCTTAAGAAGGCCTGTGAAGACATGGAAGCAGAGAATTCACAACTAATG GGTGAATTGAAACAGTTCGAGGCGCCTAGTGTTGTAACAACTTTGAGCATCCAGATTGACACATCAAAGGCGCATCATAGAAGCAGTGACCAGCATGGTAATAAAAATAACACTGATAGCAAGGTGTAG
- the LOC136537768 gene encoding DNA-binding protein EMBP-1-like isoform X5, translating to MAMASSTSTTSGGDERPRAPHADTSAAAGTAPAAPLTLPQAHVEWAASMQAYYAAGGQPYAWHAAQQHLMAAAAAGAPYGTPVPFPVSFHPAYYATHASMATSVPYPTAELVAVAEGKSYGAPSGGCTSGSAGGSENSSDKREASAHHKVLCWSLPKCSNCSATQAVLVDCEFYLGITFCKEEKVQRRQRTRLAIIIRNGCLCEPSQAATAQNAAAESRITAKKKSAAKLSISTPEMAATSNVRPNLNIGMELWSDSPVKAETSGQGEIYAAAPSQHDSALSMMDERELKKERRKQSNRESARRSRLHKQQECEELAQKVIDLTAINGTLRSELEELKKACEDMEAENSQLMGELKQFEAPSVVTTLSIQIDTSKAHHRSSDQHGNKNNTDSKV from the exons ATGGCCATGGCGTCGTCCACCTCCACGACGTCGGGCGGCGACGAGCGCCCTCGCGCGCCCCACGCCGACACGTCCGCTGCGGCGGGGACGGCGCCGGCGGCGCCGCTGACGCTGCCGCAGGCGCACGTGGAGTGGGCCGCCTCGATGCAGGCCTACTACGCCGCCGGTGGGCAGCCTTACGCCTGGCACGCCGCGCAG CAGCACCTgatggccgcggccgcggccggggCGCCGTACGGGACGCCGGTGCCGTTCCCCGTGTCGTTCCACCCCGCGTACTACGCCACGCACGCGTCAATGGCCACG AGTGTGCCCTACCCGACTGCTGAGCTGGTGGCGGTGGCGGAAGGGAAGAGCTATGGCGCCCCCTCTGGTGGTTGCACTTCCGGAAG TGCCGGTGGGAGCGAGAACTCATCAGATAAAAGAGAAGCTAGTGCCCATCATAAGGTGCTCTGTTGGTCCTTACCTAAATGCAGCAACTGTAGTGCTACCCAGGCCGTCTTGGTTGATTGTGAGTTTTATCTAGGTATTACCTTCTGTAAAGAGGAGAAAGTCCAGCGGCGCCAACGTACAAGGTTGGCTATCATAATCCGTAATGGTTGCTTAT GTGAGCCATCGCAGGCTGCAACAGCTCAAAATGCTGCAGCTGAGTCACGGATCACAGCAAAAAAGAAGTCTGCAGCAAAACTCTCCATTTCGACACCTGAGATGGCTGCAACCTCCAATGTCAGACCCAACTTGAACATTGGGATGGAACTTTGGAGTGATTCTCCAGTTAAAGCAGAGACCTCTGGACAGGGCGAAATATATGCTGCGGCGCCTTCCCAGCATGACAGCGCTTTGTCGATGATG GATGAGCGAGAACTgaaaaaggagagaagaaaaCAATCTAACAGAGAGTCAGCTAGAAGGTCAAGACTACACAAGCAG CAAGAATGTGAGGAACTAGCGCAGAAGGTAATTGACCTGACCGCAATTAATGGCACACTCAGATCCGAACTCGAGGAGCTTAAGAAGGCCTGTGAAGACATGGAAGCAGAGAATTCACAACTAATG GGTGAATTGAAACAGTTCGAGGCGCCTAGTGTTGTAACAACTTTGAGCATCCAGATTGACACATCAAAGGCGCATCATAGAAGCAGTGACCAGCATGGTAATAAAAATAACACTGATAGCAAGGTGTAG
- the LOC136537768 gene encoding DNA-binding protein EMBP-1-like isoform X1, which yields MAMASSTSTTSGGDERPRAPHADTSAAAGTAPAAPLTLPQAHVEWAASMQAYYAAGGQPYAWHAAQQHLMAAAAAGAPYGTPVPFPVSFHPAYYATHASMATVNAAGPPPSIVSFSSVPYPTAELVAVAEGKSYGAPSGGCTSGSSAGGSENSSDKREASAHHKVLCWSLPKCSNCSATQAVLVDCEFYLGITFCKEEKVQRRQRTRLAIIIRNGCLCEPSQAATAQNAAAESRITAKKKSAAKLSISTPEMAATSNVRPNLNIGMELWSDSPVKAETSGQGEIYAAAPSQHDSALSMMDERELKKERRKQSNRESARRSRLHKQQECEELAQKVIDLTAINGTLRSELEELKKACEDMEAENSQLMGELKQFEAPSVVTTLSIQIDTSKAHHRSSDQHGNKNNTDSKV from the exons ATGGCCATGGCGTCGTCCACCTCCACGACGTCGGGCGGCGACGAGCGCCCTCGCGCGCCCCACGCCGACACGTCCGCTGCGGCGGGGACGGCGCCGGCGGCGCCGCTGACGCTGCCGCAGGCGCACGTGGAGTGGGCCGCCTCGATGCAGGCCTACTACGCCGCCGGTGGGCAGCCTTACGCCTGGCACGCCGCGCAG CAGCACCTgatggccgcggccgcggccggggCGCCGTACGGGACGCCGGTGCCGTTCCCCGTGTCGTTCCACCCCGCGTACTACGCCACGCACGCGTCAATGGCCACGGTGAACGCCGCTGGACCCCCTCCCTCGATCGTTTCATTTTCG AGTGTGCCCTACCCGACTGCTGAGCTGGTGGCGGTGGCGGAAGGGAAGAGCTATGGCGCCCCCTCTGGTGGTTGCACTTCCGGAAG CAGTGCCGGTGGGAGCGAGAACTCATCAGATAAAAGAGAAGCTAGTGCCCATCATAAGGTGCTCTGTTGGTCCTTACCTAAATGCAGCAACTGTAGTGCTACCCAGGCCGTCTTGGTTGATTGTGAGTTTTATCTAGGTATTACCTTCTGTAAAGAGGAGAAAGTCCAGCGGCGCCAACGTACAAGGTTGGCTATCATAATCCGTAATGGTTGCTTAT GTGAGCCATCGCAGGCTGCAACAGCTCAAAATGCTGCAGCTGAGTCACGGATCACAGCAAAAAAGAAGTCTGCAGCAAAACTCTCCATTTCGACACCTGAGATGGCTGCAACCTCCAATGTCAGACCCAACTTGAACATTGGGATGGAACTTTGGAGTGATTCTCCAGTTAAAGCAGAGACCTCTGGACAGGGCGAAATATATGCTGCGGCGCCTTCCCAGCATGACAGCGCTTTGTCGATGATG GATGAGCGAGAACTgaaaaaggagagaagaaaaCAATCTAACAGAGAGTCAGCTAGAAGGTCAAGACTACACAAGCAG CAAGAATGTGAGGAACTAGCGCAGAAGGTAATTGACCTGACCGCAATTAATGGCACACTCAGATCCGAACTCGAGGAGCTTAAGAAGGCCTGTGAAGACATGGAAGCAGAGAATTCACAACTAATG GGTGAATTGAAACAGTTCGAGGCGCCTAGTGTTGTAACAACTTTGAGCATCCAGATTGACACATCAAAGGCGCATCATAGAAGCAGTGACCAGCATGGTAATAAAAATAACACTGATAGCAAGGTGTAG
- the LOC136537768 gene encoding DNA-binding protein EMBP-1-like isoform X4 has product MAMASSTSTTSGGDERPRAPHADTSAAAGTAPAAPLTLPQAHVEWAASMQAYYAAGGQPYAWHAAQQHLMAAAAAGAPYGTPVPFPVSFHPAYYATHASMATSVPYPTAELVAVAEGKSYGAPSGGCTSGSSAGGSENSSDKREASAHHKVLCWSLPKCSNCSATQAVLVDCEFYLGITFCKEEKVQRRQRTRLAIIIRNGCLCEPSQAATAQNAAAESRITAKKKSAAKLSISTPEMAATSNVRPNLNIGMELWSDSPVKAETSGQGEIYAAAPSQHDSALSMMDERELKKERRKQSNRESARRSRLHKQQECEELAQKVIDLTAINGTLRSELEELKKACEDMEAENSQLMGELKQFEAPSVVTTLSIQIDTSKAHHRSSDQHGNKNNTDSKV; this is encoded by the exons ATGGCCATGGCGTCGTCCACCTCCACGACGTCGGGCGGCGACGAGCGCCCTCGCGCGCCCCACGCCGACACGTCCGCTGCGGCGGGGACGGCGCCGGCGGCGCCGCTGACGCTGCCGCAGGCGCACGTGGAGTGGGCCGCCTCGATGCAGGCCTACTACGCCGCCGGTGGGCAGCCTTACGCCTGGCACGCCGCGCAG CAGCACCTgatggccgcggccgcggccggggCGCCGTACGGGACGCCGGTGCCGTTCCCCGTGTCGTTCCACCCCGCGTACTACGCCACGCACGCGTCAATGGCCACG AGTGTGCCCTACCCGACTGCTGAGCTGGTGGCGGTGGCGGAAGGGAAGAGCTATGGCGCCCCCTCTGGTGGTTGCACTTCCGGAAG CAGTGCCGGTGGGAGCGAGAACTCATCAGATAAAAGAGAAGCTAGTGCCCATCATAAGGTGCTCTGTTGGTCCTTACCTAAATGCAGCAACTGTAGTGCTACCCAGGCCGTCTTGGTTGATTGTGAGTTTTATCTAGGTATTACCTTCTGTAAAGAGGAGAAAGTCCAGCGGCGCCAACGTACAAGGTTGGCTATCATAATCCGTAATGGTTGCTTAT GTGAGCCATCGCAGGCTGCAACAGCTCAAAATGCTGCAGCTGAGTCACGGATCACAGCAAAAAAGAAGTCTGCAGCAAAACTCTCCATTTCGACACCTGAGATGGCTGCAACCTCCAATGTCAGACCCAACTTGAACATTGGGATGGAACTTTGGAGTGATTCTCCAGTTAAAGCAGAGACCTCTGGACAGGGCGAAATATATGCTGCGGCGCCTTCCCAGCATGACAGCGCTTTGTCGATGATG GATGAGCGAGAACTgaaaaaggagagaagaaaaCAATCTAACAGAGAGTCAGCTAGAAGGTCAAGACTACACAAGCAG CAAGAATGTGAGGAACTAGCGCAGAAGGTAATTGACCTGACCGCAATTAATGGCACACTCAGATCCGAACTCGAGGAGCTTAAGAAGGCCTGTGAAGACATGGAAGCAGAGAATTCACAACTAATG GGTGAATTGAAACAGTTCGAGGCGCCTAGTGTTGTAACAACTTTGAGCATCCAGATTGACACATCAAAGGCGCATCATAGAAGCAGTGACCAGCATGGTAATAAAAATAACACTGATAGCAAGGTGTAG